From Prevotella sp. oral taxon 299 str. F0039:
TGCAAATATACAAGCTTATGAGATTCTTTACAATTTTGAGAGCGTAACAATGACGATATACCAACCACGTATGGGAAACATAAGCACGTCAACAATGAGCGTTCAGGACTTAAAGCAATGGGGTGAAGAGTACTTAAAGCCTTTAGCTGATAAAGCCTATAAAGGTGAAGGGGTTCAGAGTTGCGGTTCGTGGTGCGGATTCTGCAAAGCGAAAACAAGTTGCGCAGAGCAAGGCAGGGAGTTAAAAGGATTAGAAGAGCTAAAACAAAAGGAGCTTTTAACAAAAGAAGAACAAGCCGAGATAGTTCTTAAAGCCCCTCAAGTGATAGCCTGGCTTAATGCAGTAGTAAAAGACGTAACGGAAAGAGCGAAACAGGGCGAAGCGTTCGAGGGCTTAAAACTCGTGGAGGGTCGCTCCGTGCGTAAGATTGTAGACCCTGAAAATCTCGTAAAAGCATTAACGGCTAAAGGCTATACCGAGGCGCAACTATACGAAAGCAAGTTAATAACGCTTACAGCTATGCAGAAGCTATTGGGCAAAAAAGCTTTTACCGAGGACGTCGTCCCCTACACGATAAAGCCTGTAGGTGCTTTGCAACTCGTTAGCCTAGATGACCCAAGACCAGAGGCAACCGCAAAGGATGATTTTAATAACACAGATATAGAAATATAATTTTTTAACTAACAAATTTTTCAAAATGGAAAACGGTCAATTAATGACAAAAGTAAAGATCGGCAAAGCCCGAGCAAGTTATGTAAATGTATTCCACGCCAAAGGTGTGGAGGGTGCAGAACCTAAGTACTCTATTTCGCTTATTATTCCTAAAGAGAATAAAGCATTAGTGGCGCAAATCGAACAAGCAATTAAAAACGCATTCGATTACGGCAAAACAACTCTAGGGGCTAACGCTAAGCTAGAGAAGATTAAAACCCCTTTAAGAGACGGAGACGAGGAACGCCCAGAAGATGAAGCCTACAAGAACGCTTATTTTATTAACGCATCATGTAAGACAAAGCCAGGCGTTAGCGTCTTCAAAGGTACAAAGATAGTAGACGGCAAGAAGCAAAATATTATCGAAGCTTTAGACGATGAAGAAGAAATGTATAGCGGTTGCTTTGTTTACGCTAGTGTTAACTTTTACGCCTACAATACCAGCGGTAACAAAGGTATTGCCGCAGGGCTTAACAACGTTCTAAAAGTCGCAGACGGAGAGCCTTTAGGCGGTCGGATTAGTGCTGAAGCGGATTTCTACGATATGGACATACCAGAGGAAGCACCAGCGGATGACGATATGTTCTAAATAATTAAAGAGAGTAAAAACTTAAAATTTTTAATTTAATAAGATACAAAATTTAATAAGTTCTTTAATCCATTTTCTTTATTAAACAATTTCGGTGGGGTTCGCCCCACCTTTTCAACACTCTTTCGCCTATGACCCCCAAAGCCTTTACTAATAAATTCACAAAAGAAACATATATAAATATTGCAATAGATGTTTTTTCTAGGTGCTTTAATTTTGATGCGTCCTTTTCTTTAGAGCTTGCAAAATTCGTGGACTCTCTTTTCTCTAATAACTTCGATTTTTCAAAGCCCACAATGTTACAAGTAGTAGAGGCGGAAACCTACCAAACAGCGGAGGCTTTATCTAATTCGTGTAATAAAAAAATAGGCTTTACCCTAACAGAGAAGCGAAACACCTACAAGGGAGGAGAACAAGGCGAAACCATAATAACAACCGATTATTTATTCGCCTCGTCCTATGAATTTACGGAAGCGGTTAAACTATTACAACAAGAACTCGAAAAATATAGAATACTAAACGCCAACGAAGAAATAAAGATACTATCTATAGATATAGAAACTTATTCAGATAATGAAATTACAAACGGAGTTCATAATTATGTAGATACCCCCAATTTCGAAATACTTCTTTTCGCTTATTCGTGCGATGGTGGAAGCGTGCAACTTGTCGACCTGGCGCAAGGCGAAGAAATACCCGCAAAGATATTAGACGCCCTAACTGATAGTAATATAATTAAAACCGCCTTTAATGCCTCCTTTGAGCGTGTTTGTATTGGTAAACATTTAGGCTTAACCCTCGACCCCTCGCAATGGCACTGTACACAAATACGTGCCCTTATGTTAGGTTTGCCCGCCTCTTTGCAAAGTTGCGGAGAGGTGCTAAAGCTAAAACATAAAAAGCTAAGAGAGGGGGCGGAGCTTATTAAATATTTTTCTATTCCATGCAAACCAACTAAAAGCAACGGGGGAAGAACTCGAAACCTACCAGAGCACGCCCCCGATAAATGGGCACAATTTAAACGCTATTGTATTAGGGACGTTGAAGTAGAGAAGGCTATACAAAGAAAGGTTTGTAATAATACCCTGAACCCTGTAACCCCTTTTGAACGTGCCTTATATATATTCGACCAAACGATGAATGACAAGGGCGTTTGTATTGATTCAGAGCTAGCGAATAACGCTATACGGATGAATGACGAGGCGCAAGACGAATTATTCGCAGAGATGCAAGAAATAACAAATCTTGAGAATCCTAATTCCCCCGTACAGTTAAAGCAATGGCTTTCAAGTAAATTAGGTAGACCGATTCAAAGCCTAGCAAAAGAAGACGCAAAAGAACTAGCTACAGGAGCAAGTGAAGACGTTAAGAGGGTTTTATACCTTCGTTCGATGAGTTCTAAAACATCCGTAAAAAAATACGAGGCAATGACCCTGGCAAAATGTTCAGATAATAAACTTCATGACCTACTACAATTTTACGGAGCAAAGACAGGAAGGTGGGCAGGACGTATTGTTCAGGTTCACAACTTACCCCGTAACTCCTCAAAAGATTTAGCACTAGCTAGGGAGTTAGTTAAAAAGAATGACTTTGAATTACTAGAGCTTACCTTTGGTAATGTTTGTGATATCCTTTCGCAACTCATTCGCACGGCTTTTATCGCTAAAGAAAATTATACTTTATGCGTGTGCGATTTCTCAGCTATCGAAGCTCGTGTCATTGCCTGGCTGGCGGGTGAAGAATGGCGATTAAAAGTATTTCGAGGAAGTGGACGAATTTACGAGGCTTCAGCGGCTCGAATGTTTGGAGTAGATGAAAAAACGATAACGCACGATTCACCGCTAAGACAAAAAGGAAAGATTGCCGAGCTAGCACTAGGATACGAAGGAGGGGCAAACGCACTTAAGATTATGGGAGCAGACAAAATGGGCTTAAGCGACCCAGAGATAGCGCAGATTGTAAGCGGTTGGCGTAATTCTTCTCCTAATATTGTAAAGCTTTGGCGAGATGTAGAAAGGGCAGCTAAAGAAGCGATTTTAAGCGATAGAATAATAAAGTTAAAACAAGGGGGCTTGATATTCAGAAAGACAAGCAACATTTTGCAAATTAAACTACCTTCAGGGCGTTTGCTTTCTTACCCACTGGCAAAGATTGTAGATAATAAAATTTGTTACATGTCACAAAACCAAACAACACGCCAATGGGTAGACACGGAAACATACGGGGGCAAATTGGTTGAAAATATTGTGCAAGCAATTGCCCGAGATTGTCTAGGTGAAACTATTTTAAGAGTAGATAAAAAAGGCTATAACATTTGTTTTCATGTACATGATGAGATAATCGCAGAAGTACCTACAGACGAAAGCGCAAAAGCCCTACAAGATATAAAAAATATATTTGCAACCCCTATAACATTTGCCCCCGATTTACCACTTAAGGGCGAGGGATATATAACCCCTTATTATTTAAAAGACTAAAAGCTATGATTGAACTAAAATATAACGGCAAATTGCAGATTGCAACCGCTACAACTCGATTTACTAAAAACTGGCATAATTGCGAAACAACCTGGCAAGATTTATTAAATAAGCTTTCAAAAACCACAAGGACAGGCGAAACGACAAAGCAGTTTTTAGCCCTAAAGAAGAACGAGCAAGACAACATTAAAGACGTGGGCGGTTTCTTTGGCGGTTACCTCATAGGGGGAAAGCGTGGCAACAATAGCGTTTTAGCTCGTCAATTGGTAACGCTCGATATAGACGAGGGAAAGAATAACACGTGGGAGGACTTTTGCATGTTGTTCGATTGTTCGGCTTGCGTGTATTCGACGCACAAGCACACGGCAGAAAAACCACGTTTAAGGCTCTTGATACCCTTAAAGGATGAGGCGATCCCTGAAGAGTACGAGGCTATATCTAGATATATAGCATCATGCGTGGGTATAAATCAATTTGACGACACCACGTTTCAGCCTGCAAGATTTATGTATTACCCCTCAACACCTTCAGATGGTGAATATATTTTCGAATACCAAGACGGTAGATGGTTAGACGGTAAAGCAATCCTAAGTGAGAATTACAGAAAATGGCAAGACCGAAGCGAGTGGGCTTATTCTTCGAGAGTACCTGCCGAGATACACAGAGAAGCAAGCAAACAAGAAAACCCACTAACAAAAAGCGGTTGGGTGGGCGTCTTCTGTAGAACCTACACAGTAGGCGAAGCAATAGACGTTTTTCTCTCTGAAGTATATAAACAGGAAAGCCCTACACGTTACACCTACCTAAAAGGCACAACCAGCAACGGACTAGTGATTTACGAAAATGGGCTTTTTGCTTTTTCGAATCATTCCACCGACCCAGCAAGCGGACATTTACGTAATGCTTTCGACCTCGTGCGGGTTCACCTATTCGGAAGTAGAGACGAGGGCACGAGTGAAACCACAAAGGCAACCGACAAACCATCTTTTAAGGCTATGGCGGAACTTTGTAAAAACGATGAGAACGTAAAGGCTACATGGGCACAAGAACGAACGGCAGAACAAAACGAGCTAGCAGAAAAGGCAGCGCAAGACTTTAGAGCAGAGACACAGGAACAAAGCAAAGAAAAAACTCGAAACCTAGCAAAGGAGAGAGCGGAGTTATTAGCGAAGCTAGAAGTTAGCGACAGAGGCATTGTCTTACCAACACTTAAAAACTATCGCAATATTATCGAGCTTGACCCACTTCTAAAAGATAAAATAAGATTTGATTTATTTGCTAATCAAGCATGCGTTAAAGGAGGTTTGCCATGGCGAAAGGTTAAAAGCTATTACGACAGCTTTTGGACAAACACGGACGACGCCTGCTTACGAAACTATCTAAACGGAAACCCTTATAACTTAAAAGCATCCATTCAGAACACACAAGATGCGTTTGATATGGTGATGTTAAAGCATTCGTTTCACCCTATACAGGAGTTTATAAAGTCGGTAGAATGGGACGGCAAGAAAAGATTAGATACGCTTTTGGTTGATTACCTAGGTGCTGAAGATAACGAACTCAACAGAGCTATAACACGTAAAGCCTTTACCGCTTGCGTTGCTCGTGTATTCAGTCCAGGGGTTAAATTTGATTATGTCTTAACCCTGGTAGGCTCTGAAGGTATAGGCAAATCCACAATATTAGCAAAGCTAGGCGGTAAATGGTTTAGCGACTCTTTTATAGGAGTTGAAGGGCAAAAAGGTATGGAGCAGTTACAACGTGCGTGGCTTATAGAGTTAGGGGAGTTGTCCGTATATAAAAAAGCAGACGTCGAAACTATGAAAGCATTTATATCTAAGTGCGAGGACCAGTTCAGACCAGCATACGGGCGAAAGATTGAAATTTTCCCAAGGCAATGCGTGTTCTTTGCTACAACAAACGAATATAACTTTCTAAAAGGGGACACGGGTAACCGTCGTTTTTGGATTGTCAACGTAGGAGAGAATAAACCACAAAAAAACATTTATACCGACCTTACAAACGAAGAAGTTTTGCAAGTATGGGCAGAGGCTAAAAAATATTACGATGAGGGCGAAACGCTCTACCTAGATAAAGAGCTAGAACAAAAAGCAAGAAGCAGACAAAAGGAACACGAAGAAGTAGATGAGCGTGAGGGCTTGATTGAAGAATTTCTTGAGAAGCGTTTACCCCTATCATGGGAAGAAAAGACAATCACAGAAAGGCGTATTTGGTTCTTACAAGAGGGGGACACCCTCCGAGAAGAGGCAAGCCTGCAACGAACAAAAATAACAGCGATTGAAATTCTTAGCGAGTGCTTTGGCGAAAAGATAGACGATAAAACCCGATATAAGACAAGAGCGATTAACGCTATATTAAAGAAAATAAAGGGCTGGAGATATTTGGGCATAATAAGGGGGAGTATTTACGGACAACAGCGCACATTTGAGAGAATAGACCAAGAACAAAAACCAGTTTGTACAGCTTACGAAACAATAACCGAAGATATTTTTTAAGATTATGACTACAAATACAACTACAACGATAAAAGAATTTAAGAAAATACGCAAACTTATCTTATCAACTATAACAGACAAAGGGGCACACTATGAGCGTTACACCTCTGAACCCAGCAAAAGCATTGCGGAAGCATTCAACTATACGAAAGCCCTTGTTAAACATTGCGAAGACATGCAGACACTTTGTCGTTTAATTGTTAAGCGGTCGGCATTCTTTCAATACTATAAAATTCTTGATAAAATTGTCCCTCTTTATACTGAAGCGTTTGAGGCATACGGAGTTTATTATAAAAAACGTGACACAAAAGGGCTTGAGTTATGGGGGATAAAATAAACTACAGCGAGAAAGTTCTAGAACGTAATCTACAAAAACGAGTTAAAGAGATAGGTGGAAAGGCTTACAAATTCATTTCGTCGAATTGTACAGGCGTGCCCGATCGCTTGATCATCTTTAATGGTCGTTTTTGTTTTGCAGAAATAAAAAGCTATAACGGAAGGCTCGCCCCTAGACAAGAAATAGAAATAAGAAAATTAAAAAACCTAGGGGCAAAGGTGTTTATTGTTTACACCCCCGAGGATATCGAAAGCATAATAAAATATATTACAGATGAACGAAACTAACTTACATGGTTACCAAAGGGCAGCCGTTGAACATATAATTAAAAACCCCTATTCAGCGCTCCTTCTCGATATGGGTTTAGGTAAGACCGTGTCGACCCTCACAGCTATAAACAGGCTTATTAACTATTCTTTTGAGGTTACAAAGGTTTTAGTAATTGCACCCCTTCGAGTTGCAGAACACACATGGGCGGAAGAGTGCGACAAGTGGGAGCACTTAAAGGGCTTGAAAATCTCAAAAGTTTTAGGCAGTGAGAAAAAACGCTCCGAGGCTTTATCTACCCAGGCGGACATTTACGTAATCAATAGGGAGAATGTGGCGTGGCTTGTTGCTACTCATGGGTATCTTTTTCACAATCATTTTTTCGACATGGTCGTTATTGATGAGCTTTCGTCTTTTAAGTCCTCAAAGTCTACCAGGTGGAAAGCCTTAAAAGCCGTGCGCCCTTTCCTGGGTCGTGTGGTAGGGCTTACGGGTACACCAGCACCAAACGGATATATCGATCTTTGGGCACAAATGTACTTAATAGATATGGGTGATAGACTAGGTAAATTTATTACGAGGTATAGAGAGACTTATTTCTCTTCTATAGGACGGGGTAACGTTGTTT
This genomic window contains:
- a CDS encoding DUF2800 domain-containing protein → MNTKDLGTSKTHARLSPSSAHRWTKCTPSVKLEELFEDKTSEAAQEGTIAHEIAAVRLNEAQTNGLLKPLKKTTLNAICKKLEGEGITKEFFNEVVTPEMLNYCEDYAQFVCDKLIEARAKTPDTILQVEKKLNANYYGKDMFGTTDAAIISDTALEIIDLKYGQGVKVSAIDNAQMMIYALANIQAYEILYNFESVTMTIYQPRMGNISTSTMSVQDLKQWGEEYLKPLADKAYKGEGVQSCGSWCGFCKAKTSCAEQGRELKGLEELKQKELLTKEEQAEIVLKAPQVIAWLNAVVKDVTERAKQGEAFEGLKLVEGRSVRKIVDPENLVKALTAKGYTEAQLYESKLITLTAMQKLLGKKAFTEDVVPYTIKPVGALQLVSLDDPRPEATAKDDFNNTDIEI
- a CDS encoding ssDNA-binding protein, with the translated sequence MTKVKIGKARASYVNVFHAKGVEGAEPKYSISLIIPKENKALVAQIEQAIKNAFDYGKTTLGANAKLEKIKTPLRDGDEERPEDEAYKNAYFINASCKTKPGVSVFKGTKIVDGKKQNIIEALDDEEEMYSGCFVYASVNFYAYNTSGNKGIAAGLNNVLKVADGEPLGGRISAEADFYDMDIPEEAPADDDMF
- a CDS encoding DNA polymerase — protein: MLQVVEAETYQTAEALSNSCNKKIGFTLTEKRNTYKGGEQGETIITTDYLFASSYEFTEAVKLLQQELEKYRILNANEEIKILSIDIETYSDNEITNGVHNYVDTPNFEILLFAYSCDGGSVQLVDLAQGEEIPAKILDALTDSNIIKTAFNASFERVCIGKHLGLTLDPSQWHCTQIRALMLGLPASLQSCGEVLKLKHKKLREGAELIKYFSIPCKPTKSNGGRTRNLPEHAPDKWAQFKRYCIRDVEVEKAIQRKVCNNTLNPVTPFERALYIFDQTMNDKGVCIDSELANNAIRMNDEAQDELFAEMQEITNLENPNSPVQLKQWLSSKLGRPIQSLAKEDAKELATGASEDVKRVLYLRSMSSKTSVKKYEAMTLAKCSDNKLHDLLQFYGAKTGRWAGRIVQVHNLPRNSSKDLALARELVKKNDFELLELTFGNVCDILSQLIRTAFIAKENYTLCVCDFSAIEARVIAWLAGEEWRLKVFRGSGRIYEASAARMFGVDEKTITHDSPLRQKGKIAELALGYEGGANALKIMGADKMGLSDPEIAQIVSGWRNSSPNIVKLWRDVERAAKEAILSDRIIKLKQGGLIFRKTSNILQIKLPSGRLLSYPLAKIVDNKICYMSQNQTTRQWVDTETYGGKLVENIVQAIARDCLGETILRVDKKGYNICFHVHDEIIAEVPTDESAKALQDIKNIFATPITFAPDLPLKGEGYITPYYLKD
- a CDS encoding virulence-associated E family protein yields the protein MIELKYNGKLQIATATTRFTKNWHNCETTWQDLLNKLSKTTRTGETTKQFLALKKNEQDNIKDVGGFFGGYLIGGKRGNNSVLARQLVTLDIDEGKNNTWEDFCMLFDCSACVYSTHKHTAEKPRLRLLIPLKDEAIPEEYEAISRYIASCVGINQFDDTTFQPARFMYYPSTPSDGEYIFEYQDGRWLDGKAILSENYRKWQDRSEWAYSSRVPAEIHREASKQENPLTKSGWVGVFCRTYTVGEAIDVFLSEVYKQESPTRYTYLKGTTSNGLVIYENGLFAFSNHSTDPASGHLRNAFDLVRVHLFGSRDEGTSETTKATDKPSFKAMAELCKNDENVKATWAQERTAEQNELAEKAAQDFRAETQEQSKEKTRNLAKERAELLAKLEVSDRGIVLPTLKNYRNIIELDPLLKDKIRFDLFANQACVKGGLPWRKVKSYYDSFWTNTDDACLRNYLNGNPYNLKASIQNTQDAFDMVMLKHSFHPIQEFIKSVEWDGKKRLDTLLVDYLGAEDNELNRAITRKAFTACVARVFSPGVKFDYVLTLVGSEGIGKSTILAKLGGKWFSDSFIGVEGQKGMEQLQRAWLIELGELSVYKKADVETMKAFISKCEDQFRPAYGRKIEIFPRQCVFFATTNEYNFLKGDTGNRRFWIVNVGENKPQKNIYTDLTNEEVLQVWAEAKKYYDEGETLYLDKELEQKARSRQKEHEEVDEREGLIEEFLEKRLPLSWEEKTITERRIWFLQEGDTLREEASLQRTKITAIEILSECFGEKIDDKTRYKTRAINAILKKIKGWRYLGIIRGSIYGQQRTFERIDQEQKPVCTAYETITEDIF
- a CDS encoding VRR-NUC domain-containing protein — protein: MGDKINYSEKVLERNLQKRVKEIGGKAYKFISSNCTGVPDRLIIFNGRFCFAEIKSYNGRLAPRQEIEIRKLKNLGAKVFIVYTPEDIESIIKYITDERN